In the genome of Streptomyces sp. SLBN-118, the window TTCCCGCCGGCCCCGCCCGAACCCGCTCCGACAAACCCGAAGCCGACCCCGCCGACCCCGCCGCCGGCGCCCGCCCCCGCCCCCGCCCCCGCCCCCGCCCCCGCCCCCGCCCCGAAGATCTACCAGCTCAACCGGCTCGAGTACGGCGTGTTCGGCGACCACACGGGACCCGAGGTGCGCCTCGGCGCGAGCAGCTGGCTCTGGCAGCGCTCGGGCATGTCGATCGACGGCACGCGGTACGCACACGGGGTGACCGTGCACTCCACGTCGTCCGTGAGGGTCGACCTCAACCGCCGGTGCGCCGCCTTCGACGCGTCCGTCGGCGTCGACGATCTGACGCTGGGCCTGGGCGCGGTGCGCTTCTCCGTGTACGGCGACGGGGGGCGGCTGTGGCGCTCGCCGGTGATCCGCGGCGGAGAGCCCGCTGTGCCGGTGCATGTGTCGCTCACCGGGCTGAAGACGATCCGGCTGGTCGTGGAGCCGCATATGGGCCTCGGATCGGTGGCGCTCGGCGACTGGGCCGCGTCGCAGATCAGCTGCGCCTGACGAACTCCCGACCCGGCGCTTTGCCCCGGACCTCGGGTGGTGGGGTCGCCCTCCCCCCTACGGCCTGGCGGCTGCGGGAGGTACGCCCAACTGGGGGTTTGCGTCCCCAGCACCCAATCCCCAGAGACGCGGGGTACATGGGGCTGACGCCCCCGAACCCGAGGCGCCGGCTTCGCCCCGCAGACGCCTTGTTCCCCCAGGAAGGACATCGGGGCTGGCGCCCTCGCCCCCTGCGCCCCGCGGCGCGGGGGGACCGACGAGCGTCACCCCGCAAGGGGGACGCGGAGCGGGTGGAGTCGGGACGTAGAGCGTGATTTGTGGCGCGGGGACGCCAGCGCCCTGCGGCAGACCAGAGGCGCGCCGTAATCATGCAGTCCCGGCTCCACCCGGGAGCGGGACCCCAAACGCCCGACGCGGCACCGGGCAACCCCGCGACCGCACCCCGCACCCCGAACCCGCCACCCCCGCGGCACCGGCCACCCCCGCAGCCCGAACCCGCCACCCCCGCGGCACCGGCCACCCCCGCCCCCGCTACGCCTGCAGCGTCCGCCTCGGTGGGACTCCCCCCGCCACCGCCCTCTGCCTCGGCGCCGCCGTGCCCGTCCAGCACGTGCCCCGCCGCGAGAGCAGCCTCCGTAGCCACAGCTCCGTAGAGATCAGGTCCGCCAGGCCGTCCAGCGGGACCGGTTCGCCCTCCGAGGCCGCCCGGAGCGCCTTGCGGATCACCCGGGCCTCCACCAGGCCCGCGTCCGCCAGCAGCGGTGCGTCGAACAGGGCGATCAGGTGCGGGAGCGAGGCCCGCAGACCGGTGCGGGCCGCCGTCGTCGAGGTCGTGTGGGTCGTCGCACCCCAGCCCGGGGGCAGGTCGTGGATGCCCGCGCCCGCCAGGACCCGGCGGAGGATTTCCGCGCGGGCCCCCGGCCGGACCCGCAGGGATTCGGGCAGGTCGCGACAGGCCCGTACGACCTGGTTGTCCAGAAAGGGGGCGTGCAGGCGCTGGCTGCGGATTTCCGCGGCCTGTTCGAGGATTCGCTGGTCCGACGCATGGCGGGTGAGCGCCGCCCGCGCACGGGCCTCGCCGGGCCGTTGCACGGACACAGGCCGTGTCGCCGCCTCCGTCAGGCGAACCGATACTTCAGCGAGCGCCTCACCGGTGAGCCAGCGCGCCGCGGGACCCGGCCGGGACCAGGTCAGGGCGGCGAGCGAGGCGCCCAGGGGGCCGGGGTGGGCACGGCCGGAGGGGCGGTTCGCCGCCAGCAGGTGGTCCGCCGCCAGCTCCAGGCCCGTGCGGTAGGGCGTACGGGCCAGCCGCCGTGCCGCCCGGTACACCGTCAACGGGGTGAACAGGGCCTGGGGCGAGGGCCCTTCGGCCCGCGTCAGCGCCGCGACCGGCCGCATCAGATGGCGACGGCGCCGGTCGAGCAGCAGATCCGCGAGGCGCGCCGGATGCGCGTCCAGTACCTGCCGCGCCCCCGCGCCGGTGAAGTGGTCCGCGCTGCCCGCCGCCAGCCGGTTGCGGTGACGTTCCGCGACGACAAGGGACGGCGCGGGCTCGTCGGTCAGCGGCCCGTCGAGGTCCGCGTACGGCAGGGACTCCTCGCCCGCAGCGACCACCACATGGTGCAGCCGGGGATTCGCGGCGATCGCCCGCGCCCGCTCCAACTCGGCCGCGTGGTCCACCTCGCGACCGCCCGTCGCCAGGTCGTTGAAGGTGACCGCGAGCAGCCGTTCCCCCGCGCCCGTGCCATGGCCGAGCACCGTCCCCGGGACCCCCGGCAGCCCCGCCGCCAGCAGCGCGAGCGTGCCGGACGCACTCCCGCCGGAGAGGTCGGCGCCGATGCCGGGTGCCGGGCCCCCGCGGGCGGCGCGCCGGGCCGCCGGGCCCATCCCGGGGACGGGCCCGGGGTCCGGCGGCAGGGTCTCGGGCGCGTGCCGGGGAGCGGTGAGCCTGGCCCGTACGGCGTCGACCAGCGCGTCCCGCACCCCCTCGACCGCGCGTTCCGCCTCGATCTGCGGTCCGGCGACGGCCAGCGAGGCCACCGGCTCGTATCCGGTGATCTCGCGCGAGCCCTCGCGCAGGATCAGCGCGTGCCCTGCGGGGATGCGCTTCACACCGACGTACGGAGTCGAGTCGCGCAGCGCCTCCGGCGTCTCCGGGCAGGCCAGCAGTGCCGCCAAGTGCCCGATGTCCAGCTGCGCTTCGATGAGGTCGGCGAGCGGCAGGGCGGCGGTCGCGTACGCGGTGCCGTTGGCCCATGGCGTGTAGAAGACAGGTCTCGCCCCGGCGAGATCGCCGACGATCGTGATCCGGCGGCCGACCTGTACGACGGCCGTATAGCTGCCCGCCCACGCGGTCAGATGCCGCAACGCGCCGCCACGCGCGGCGAACAGACCGACCTTCAGCTCCTCGTCACTGGCCGCACAGCAGCCCAGGACGGCCAGTTTGGTGATGGGGGTTCCCCCGGCGGAGCGAGGGGAAGCGTCGACGGTGACGACACGCACCTCGTCGGGGCGCCAGTCGCCGACCGCCCAGAGCGGATCCGGATCTCCCCACAGGAGTTGGGAGCCGACCGGGTGGACGTTGCGGCCCTCGTCGGACGCCCCGACGACGCCGGCCGTGCCGAAGTTTGCGGCGATACTGCTCCAGCCCACCAACCACCGCATTGCGCCTCCACAGGCCGTGGACGAACTCAGACCCGGGACCGTAGCCGCTCGGGAGCACCTCAGGAGCATGCAGCCGCACGGGTACATGCCGCCGTTCGGGAACATGCTGCCACGAAGGAGGCGCACAAGAGGGCCCTCGGGGTCGCGCACGCAAAAAGGGAACGCGCCCCTGGCATTGGCGATTTGACGACGGTCCGGGACGCGGCGGAACGAGCAGCCAATGCCCATGCAGTGACAAAAGGAACATCAGGGACGGTCGGCATTCAGCCAATCTGCGGGGCGTACATCCCCCCGTAGAACACAGTCCGGGAGGCGTCATTCGCCTCCCGGACCGGCCCGCCACCCGCGGGGATTGAAGGCAGCGGATTCCCCCAGCCCACTGGTTCCAGTACGCAGTGGGCCGACCCACGCAGGACTCATGGAAGCGCTCCCCCACCAGCGGGACCAGAGCGCACGGACGGGCGCACGGCCACACACCCGGAGCACACCCAGGAGCACGCCACGGCCCCGCCCTTCACGGACGGTCTGCTCCAACGCACAACAATCTCGCCATACGGAACATGGCCTCTTAACGGTCGGGATGCGGCGAACTACGCTGTGTTTACTGTTGTTCTCCTCAGGGGCGCATATTCCCAGGGGCTCGGCCAGACGCTTTTGCAGCCGGGACCAAGGACCTGTTCACCGGGGAGAACGCAGCACGAATGCCGTGCGC includes:
- a CDS encoding asparagine synthase-related protein, giving the protein MRWLVGWSSIAANFGTAGVVGASDEGRNVHPVGSQLLWGDPDPLWAVGDWRPDEVRVVTVDASPRSAGGTPITKLAVLGCCAASDEELKVGLFAARGGALRHLTAWAGSYTAVVQVGRRITIVGDLAGARPVFYTPWANGTAYATAALPLADLIEAQLDIGHLAALLACPETPEALRDSTPYVGVKRIPAGHALILREGSREITGYEPVASLAVAGPQIEAERAVEGVRDALVDAVRARLTAPRHAPETLPPDPGPVPGMGPAARRAARGGPAPGIGADLSGGSASGTLALLAAGLPGVPGTVLGHGTGAGERLLAVTFNDLATGGREVDHAAELERARAIAANPRLHHVVVAAGEESLPYADLDGPLTDEPAPSLVVAERHRNRLAAGSADHFTGAGARQVLDAHPARLADLLLDRRRRHLMRPVAALTRAEGPSPQALFTPLTVYRAARRLARTPYRTGLELAADHLLAANRPSGRAHPGPLGASLAALTWSRPGPAARWLTGEALAEVSVRLTEAATRPVSVQRPGEARARAALTRHASDQRILEQAAEIRSQRLHAPFLDNQVVRACRDLPESLRVRPGARAEILRRVLAGAGIHDLPPGWGATTHTTSTTAARTGLRASLPHLIALFDAPLLADAGLVEARVIRKALRAASEGEPVPLDGLADLISTELWLRRLLSRRGTCWTGTAAPRQRAVAGGVPPRRTLQA